From the genome of Dickeya aquatica, one region includes:
- a CDS encoding response regulator: MPIASTAPPQRPIENFDVLIVEDERKLAHIHAEFIEKHFALRVVGMASTLLEAKRMLQQHKPRLMLLDNYLPDGEGVQLIESELMRSINCSVIFITAASDMNTCAQAIRCGAFDYIIKPVSYPRLRSSLERFIQFVKTQHTYKVVDQQNVDVLYQLQASTTPNGPGSKGIEENTLNLVKQLFMEDPAALFSVDDVVARTGLSKTTARRYLEFGLENQFLDVEMRYGKIGHPRRLYRKKQLD, translated from the coding sequence ATGCCAATCGCTAGCACCGCGCCGCCGCAAAGGCCGATTGAAAACTTCGATGTTCTGATCGTTGAAGATGAACGCAAATTGGCCCACATTCATGCCGAGTTTATCGAAAAGCATTTTGCACTGCGGGTAGTGGGTATGGCGTCAACGCTGCTGGAAGCCAAACGGATGCTGCAACAGCACAAACCCCGGCTGATGCTACTGGATAATTATCTGCCTGATGGCGAAGGTGTTCAGCTTATCGAAAGTGAGCTAATGCGCAGCATTAACTGTTCGGTTATTTTTATTACCGCCGCCAGTGATATGAATACCTGTGCACAAGCTATCCGCTGTGGCGCATTTGATTACATTATTAAACCGGTTTCCTACCCCAGGCTGCGCTCCTCACTGGAGCGTTTTATCCAGTTTGTGAAAACCCAACACACCTATAAGGTGGTCGATCAGCAAAACGTGGATGTGCTCTATCAGTTACAGGCCTCTACTACACCAAACGGGCCTGGGAGCAAAGGCATTGAAGAGAATACGCTGAATCTGGTGAAGCAACTTTTTATGGAAGACCCGGCCGCGCTATTCTCTGTTGATGACGTCGTTGCACGCACCGGCCTTAGCAAAACAACGGCCCGGCGTTATCTGGAGTTTGGGCTGGAAAACCAGTTTCTGGATGTGGAAATGCGTTATGGCAAAATAGGTCATCCACGACGGCTTTACCGCAAGAAGCAGCTGGATTAA
- a CDS encoding ATP-binding protein, which translates to MTVRLPFHIKLFIYLMIFFSLLFISAGVYYYRTVDQQLYDELGSRAQIQAREIAIIPSLVEAVKQRDTTTIDNLVDQIKARSDASFIVIGDNSATHLYHSEQPSLLGTEMIGGDNKEVLEGQSSITLRRGAIGISLRSKAPIMDGDQVIGIVSVGYLKKRIDNLTWSKVASVGLFITSMLIALFFFSWWFSRNLKKQMFGLEPLEIRLLVRQQKALLESIYEGVIAIDQQRRIAVINHAAKDLLGLGMPSWQLRGLLIDDVITPVPFFSCDTMWKNDTHDEICRFNQVTVIASRVRIMLEDELQGWVISFRDKNDIHTLSMQLSQVKRYANSLRILRHEQLNWTATLAGLLHLKRYEEAIRYIEAQSEGAQAVLDFISSRICSPALCGLLLGKFASAREKGIELSFDPRCQLNTIPPSLSETELMSIIGNVIDNAVEATLACPLPHYPVEVYIYDGEQELVIEVADQGTGIDPDIADRVFEMGVTSKLEGDHGLGLHLVSSYVSQAQGVIEVSDNPPHGAIFSIFIPKNTTFNQSIT; encoded by the coding sequence ATGACTGTCAGACTCCCCTTTCATATCAAACTGTTTATCTACCTGATGATTTTTTTCTCGCTGCTGTTTATCAGTGCGGGGGTTTACTATTATCGGACAGTAGATCAGCAACTCTACGATGAGTTAGGCAGCCGGGCGCAAATTCAAGCGCGCGAAATCGCCATTATTCCTTCGCTGGTCGAGGCAGTGAAACAACGCGATACCACCACTATCGACAATCTGGTTGATCAAATTAAAGCCCGCAGCGATGCCAGCTTTATTGTCATTGGCGATAACAGTGCTACCCATCTTTATCATTCTGAACAACCGTCCCTCCTTGGAACTGAAATGATTGGGGGTGACAATAAAGAGGTTCTGGAAGGACAAAGCTCCATTACATTACGCCGGGGTGCTATCGGCATTTCACTGCGCAGCAAAGCGCCAATTATGGATGGTGATCAGGTCATTGGTATTGTCTCTGTCGGCTATCTGAAAAAACGTATCGATAACCTGACCTGGAGCAAGGTAGCGAGTGTCGGACTATTTATCACCAGTATGCTGATTGCTCTGTTCTTCTTCTCCTGGTGGTTTTCCCGCAACCTGAAAAAACAGATGTTTGGTTTAGAGCCGCTGGAAATCAGGCTACTGGTGCGCCAGCAAAAAGCGCTGCTGGAATCCATTTATGAAGGCGTCATCGCTATCGACCAACAACGCCGTATTGCCGTTATCAATCATGCCGCAAAGGATTTGCTGGGGTTGGGTATGCCATCCTGGCAACTGCGGGGCCTATTGATAGATGACGTCATCACACCGGTTCCCTTTTTCTCCTGTGACACGATGTGGAAAAACGATACCCATGATGAAATTTGCCGCTTTAATCAGGTGACGGTCATCGCCAGCCGGGTACGTATTATGCTCGAAGACGAACTGCAAGGCTGGGTCATCAGTTTTCGTGATAAGAATGATATTCATACCCTGAGCATGCAGTTAAGCCAGGTGAAGCGCTATGCCAACAGCCTGCGCATCCTGCGTCATGAACAGCTAAACTGGACCGCCACCCTCGCGGGGTTACTGCACCTCAAGCGCTATGAAGAAGCGATTCGTTACATTGAAGCACAATCTGAAGGGGCGCAAGCGGTGCTGGATTTCATCTCCAGCCGTATCTGCTCGCCAGCTCTGTGTGGTTTACTGCTCGGTAAATTCGCCAGTGCCCGTGAGAAAGGCATTGAACTGAGCTTTGATCCGCGCTGCCAGCTCAACACCATTCCGCCTTCGCTGAGTGAGACCGAATTGATGTCAATCATCGGTAATGTTATCGATAATGCCGTAGAAGCCACGCTCGCTTGTCCATTGCCGCATTACCCTGTCGAGGTTTATATCTATGACGGTGAGCAAGAATTGGTCATTGAAGTGGCCGATCAAGGAACAGGGATTGACCCCGATATTGCCGATCGGGTATTTGAGATGGGTGTTACCAGCAAACTGGAGGGCGATCACGGTCTGGGGCTACATTTAGTCTCAAGCTATGTCAGCCAGGCTCAAGGGGTGATAGAAGTCTCAGATAACCCTCCGCATGGTGCCATTTTTTCTATTTTTATTCCCAAAAACACCACGTTTAACCAATCTATAACCTAA
- a CDS encoding 2-hydroxycarboxylate transporter family protein encodes MSTTDDSYIVVKEKASGQASLKDKWWHVLDNYKIGVIPVPLFILAGLLIALDCLEGKLPSDIVVMVATLAFFGFACGEFGKRLPFIGKMGAAAICATFIPSALVYYGLLPQVVVDSTTKFYKSTNILYLYICCIIVGSIMSMNRQTLIQGFLRIFFPMLCGEVVGMVVGMGVGTLLGLDPFQIFFFLVLPIMAGGVGEGAIPLSIGYAAILHMDQGVALGRILPIVMLGSLTAIVLAGVLNQLGKRYPHLTGEGELMPNKENGTGQAPVSLSSTLSGKMDPANLAAGALLAILLYMIGMLGHKLIGLPAPVGMLFAAVIVKLLNGASPRLLEGSQVVYKFFQTSVTYPILFAVGVAITPWEELVHAFTITNLLVIVSTVVALVTTGFFVGKKIGMHPIDVAIISCCQSGQGGTGDVAILTAGNRMVLMPFAQIATRIGGAINVSVALLVLGKFLV; translated from the coding sequence ATGAGTACCACTGATGATTCTTATATTGTTGTGAAAGAGAAAGCCTCTGGGCAGGCTTCATTAAAAGACAAGTGGTGGCACGTCCTGGATAACTATAAAATTGGTGTTATTCCAGTGCCGCTGTTTATCCTGGCCGGGTTATTGATTGCGCTGGACTGCCTTGAAGGCAAACTGCCTAGCGATATCGTGGTGATGGTTGCCACGCTGGCGTTCTTCGGTTTTGCCTGTGGCGAGTTCGGTAAACGTTTGCCGTTTATCGGCAAAATGGGGGCTGCGGCTATCTGCGCCACCTTTATTCCGTCTGCGTTGGTGTATTACGGCCTGCTGCCGCAAGTCGTTGTAGATTCCACCACCAAATTCTATAAATCCACCAATATCCTGTACCTCTACATCTGCTGCATCATTGTCGGCAGTATCATGAGTATGAACCGGCAAACGCTGATTCAGGGCTTCCTGCGTATCTTCTTCCCGATGCTGTGCGGTGAAGTGGTTGGCATGGTGGTCGGTATGGGTGTCGGCACTCTGCTGGGGCTGGATCCGTTCCAGATCTTCTTCTTCCTGGTGCTGCCTATCATGGCCGGTGGTGTTGGTGAAGGGGCGATCCCGCTTTCTATCGGTTATGCTGCAATATTGCATATGGATCAAGGTGTTGCGTTGGGTCGCATCCTGCCTATCGTCATGCTGGGCAGCCTGACTGCCATCGTTCTTGCTGGTGTGCTGAACCAATTAGGTAAACGCTATCCGCACCTGACCGGTGAAGGCGAGCTGATGCCAAATAAAGAGAATGGCACCGGGCAGGCACCGGTTTCACTGAGCAGTACGCTGAGCGGCAAAATGGACCCGGCCAATCTGGCTGCGGGAGCTCTGCTGGCTATCCTGCTGTATATGATCGGTATGCTGGGTCACAAACTAATTGGTCTGCCAGCACCGGTCGGCATGCTGTTCGCTGCGGTTATCGTGAAACTACTGAATGGTGCGTCTCCGCGTCTGCTTGAAGGCTCTCAGGTAGTTTACAAATTCTTCCAGACTTCTGTGACGTATCCGATTCTGTTCGCCGTTGGTGTGGCTATCACGCCGTGGGAAGAACTGGTGCATGCGTTCACCATTACCAATCTGCTGGTGATTGTGTCCACCGTTGTGGCACTGGTCACGACCGGTTTCTTTGTTGGTAAGAAAATCGGTATGCATCCGATTGATGTTGCCATCATCTCCTGCTGCCAGAGCGGGCAGGGCGGTACCGGCGACGTGGCGATTCTCACCGCTGGTAACCGTATGGTGCTGATGCCGTTCGCTCAGATTGCGACCCGTATCGGTGGTGCGATCAACGTCTCTGTGGCCTTGCTGGTACTCGGCAAGTTCCTGGTGTGA